From Arachis hypogaea cultivar Tifrunner chromosome 3, arahy.Tifrunner.gnm2.J5K5, whole genome shotgun sequence:
ataaaataaaaataaatataaagatgcAATAACTTCCTATGTCAAATATTATAATGGTAACGATGTTAGCTATAAATTTTTAGGGTTGTCAAACGGGCTAACCCAATCCATTTATACCCGACCCATTAAGTTCATGGGTTAAATGGACTGGATCGTTTAAGTCCGTTTTATTCGCGGGCCATAATTTTTCAACTCGAATCGTTTATGGTTAGTTCGATGGGTTAAACGGGCctgtttatccttttattttattttttaaaaaatattttgacaaaaatatcacttttaaataaaaaattttaaacaaataatattttttagttgacGGATCGAATTTTCAGATCAAATTGAAAATATATCAactaaaagtattatttttttgaaaaaaaatataaaaaaaatttaaatgggtTAACTCGTCATCTTTTTGGGTTAATCGAGTTCAGTTTATTtagacaaaaatttaaataaatttaattttagaaataaaacttacccatttaaataaataaatgggtTGGCTGATGAGTTTGACGGACTAGAAATATTTTGGgctaatcaaatgaaaatttgtaTCCTATATTTCTATGCTGTGATGTAAGATTAGGATTTGGGAATTGGGAGTACAAAGGGACTTTGCGTGAACGAAACTATGAAGAAACGGATCACTTGTTTatcgctctttttttttttaaattattaatgcataaacttttaataaaataataaataaaatttaaaaaaaatatcttccggGGTCAGAGTCTCTATTTATACTGCTCAATCATCTTGTTGTATATCCCTCCCTTCACTGAGATGCATCACTGAGGAAGGTAATGCTCAAACATCAATTTTTTCAATTGGTCaagccaattttttttttgtcacctATTTATCCTTTATAAtatatttgaaaatttaattttacgAATTTTCATGGCTGTAATTCGAAATTATCCTCATTGCCTCTTATCCCCAATCCCATTATAAAGAGTGAGAGCTCAAACTGATCTAGGGTTTTAAGGTTTTTGTGTGTGTTTGTTTGTCTTTCTGATTGGAAAATTCATTAGGTCCCAATTTAGGGGTTCGGGAAATGGCACGGTTTGTTCTGCCATCAAAGACTCTGGCTTTTTCGAAGAGGAGCCTATTGGGTTTGATCTCCCCTGTTCCTGTGATTATCCACACATATCTTCAGTTGCTTTGTTTTTCACTGATTCTATGTCCTTATAagctttcaataataataataatacataaataaataaataataataataattttgaaacTTTCTCTGTGAAGCTTATGCTCCATTCTTTTACCTGGGACTATCTTTCCTTACATGGAATATGGATTATGGATGAATGCCACCTGGGTGAATTTCACTTTGTTGTGGAAGTGTAGATTGAAATATCATGGTCTTATTCTAGTTTGGTTGCACTTATATGGtgattttattttcgtttttgcaGCTTCAGCTCAATTGTTCCGTTAATTGTTTTCAGAATACAGCAAAAAGTACCATCAGATTGAGGCATTTCCTTGCACCAGAGGTTTCTTTCTGTTTTCTGCATTTTCATACATCACATCATTTTCAATTCTTTtgcgttttattttttaaaagtttcgaGATTTTTATCTTGTCTCAAGATTGTAACGAGCTGTTCATGTGACTATTACAGGTCAATCTGCGAAGGAAGTGTTACCCATTTTTCCCCTCAGAATCAGTAAgttaatgtattttatttaaacacTATATTCTACTTTCCTGAATGTCCCCACAGGTCATTATCAGAAGGTTAAGAATTGTCTGCTTGCTCAATTAACTAAGATTGTACATTCTTGTAATTTGTACAGAAGATCAAGCAAGTCAGCAAGAGGCAAATTTGTTCGGTTGCCACAGAGGACTTGGCAAAGGAAGTTGAAGAACCTAAAATGGAGACACCGAAAGAAATATTCTTAAAGGATTACAAAATGCCTGATTATTTTTTTGATACTGTAAGTATGCAATAGTTATTTGATTGTGTTTCACACGTTCTTGGTTAATTTTCAAAATagtctttgtttttattaatgtCTTCATGTTTTATGCTGTTACATGTTACCGTTACATGTTACCACTACAGGTGGCTCTGAAATTTTCCTTAGGAGAGGAGAGGACAATAGTTACCTCTAAAATTACTGTGTTTCCTCGTGTTGAAGGTTAGCTCATCATGGGTTCTTTCTTGATCATGTTTATTGATAAGAATATGTACATTGTCAATTTTCATAGCTTATAATTGGTCTTTCTGTTTAACAGGTTCTTCTGCTCCACTAGTTTTAGATGGACAAGATTTATCTTTAGTGTCAATTCAGGTTAATGGCAAAGCTTTGAAGAAGGTATGCATTTATTTGATTACTAACTACTATTGTGGTCACTTGCTGTTGGTTAGGATTGATGGTCAGAGTATTGTCTAGCATTGTTTTAAATGTAATCTCTTATATTTATATGCAGGAGGAAGATTATCGGTTGGATGCACGCCATCTAACAATCCTTTCCCCTCCTAGTGGTAGATATGATCTTGAAATCGTTACAGAGATCTACCCCCAGAATAACACATCATTGGAGGTAAATAAGATCTTCCATGCTTATGAATTTATTTGCTTCGTTGATTATaagctctctttctttctttctttctttctttctttctttcttttttttttcccgtaTTTTTCTTCATGATATCGAGTTTTAGTACTTACTATGTGTTTGGCTTCCTCTAGGGGCTTTACAAGTCATCTGGCAATTTCTGTACTCAATGTGAGGCTGAAGGCTTCCGTAAGATTACATTCTATCAGGTTGGCATCTTTAGAGGAATTAATATGCCAAGCtggtttatttatttgttttttttttatatatttatagaactaaattttattataaacttAATGACTATCAACCAACAGGATCGCCCAGATATAATGGCAAAATATACAGTTCGCATTGAGGCAGACAAATCTCTATATCCAGTGTTATTGTCTAACGGAAATCTGCTTGAAGAAGGTGACTTGGAGGTAAGCTTTTATTGAGCAGCATATTAAGACAACTATTAAATGTTTGCTAATCATTATATTCTTCGTGCATATTATTTATGCTCAACTGCAGAATGGCAAGCATTATGCTGTTTGGGAGGACCCCTTCAAGAAACCTTGCTATTTGTTTGCCTTGGTTGCTGGGCAATTACAGAGCAGAGATGACACGTTTATTACCCATTCAGGGAGGAAGGTCTCCCTTAGAATCTGGACCCCTGCAGGTGACCTGCCTAAGACTGCGCATGCCATGTATTCTCTGAAAGCTGCTATGAAGTGGGATGAAGATGTGAGTAttagttttatttcaaatttgTTTGTTTCTATGTATTATTTCTATTGATATTATGCATTGTTTGGGAATCTTAAGAATTTTGTTGTGTTATATTTGCAAACAGGTTTTTGGACTTGAATATGACCTGGATCTCTTTAACGTTGTTGCTGTCCCAGATTTTAACATGTAATTTATAACATCCCTTTTTTGCTGTGAAATTTGAATAATCAGATCAGATCTGAACTTAAACCTATTTTGCCCTTGTATTTTATGAGAAGAGTATAGGAAAGTAATCTGGTGTACATTTTGCATTGGACAGGGGAGCCATGGaaaacaagagcttgaatgtatgCTCACTTCTGTTCTCATTATCTTGGTTGGTTATCTTCTCACTTTTGACATTATAGTATTTTTCCCCTCTTAAAAATTATCTGTAGATCTTCAATTCCAAGCTTGTACTGGCTTCTCCTGAAACGGCAAGTGATGCAGATTATGCTGCAATTTTGGGAGTTATTGGCCATGAGGTTTGTCACTATTCTAAATTAACAATTCTAGAAAGTCATTTAACTTATACCATGGTTGTGACTAGTGCTCGTTTCTTGTCTGTTATCGCAGTATTTCCACAACTGGACTGGCAACAGGTAGAATTGCATACTACAGATTATCCCTTGGAACTTAGGATTTCATATACTTATTCCCATTCGTAATTTTTCTGACTTATTTAAAACTCCTACTTCAATTCTGACTTCCATGAACTTATGTTTTAGTGAGAACACTACTGATGTGTGTTACCAAGTCTTTTGCAGTGTCTTTGTTGTTTGTATGTTTCTATCATTCCATTGCTTTAGTTACTTTCGGACATAGAATAAGAATTTCATTTGGTAATGATATCAGAGTGACATGTCGCGACTGGTTCCAGCTTAGTTTGAAGGAAGGTCTTACTGTTTTCCGTGATCAGGTACTGCTATGCCTGGGTACCAAATTTTGAGAGATGAACTTACTTTTCTTATGTTGTATTTTTAATGCATTAGGATGCTTTAATTGTTGGCAGGAATTTTCATCTGACATGGGAAGTCGAACTGTAAAGCGGGTTGCTGATGTTTCTAAACTTAGGAATTACCAGTTTCCACAGGTTATTTCTCCCTTTCTTTCTGTATTTCTGACCTGTTACTTTGTGCAATTGTTGCAGTGACAGTGATGCCTTCTGTGTTTTGTTACTTTAAATCTTAACTACTACTTGTACAAGTTGTAATGTATAATTAACATGATGTTAGGATATATTATGATACTTGAACTCTGAATATCCAGGATGCAGGTCCCATGGCTCACCCAGTGAGGCCACACTCTTACATCAAGGTCAGAATTTAAAACCCTTTCCTCATCCATTTGTACAAAACTTAATTTCTGTTTCCACTGTGTATTTTGTGTTCATATTTTTCTTATTCCTTGACAGATGGACAACTTCTACACTGGCAAGTTTCTTCTTTCCATTTAGAACTTCCGGTTTGATTCAAGATcatatttgaaaattgaaattttactATATTCTATATGATAACTGCTTTCCTGCCACTGGTATATGGTATCTTTTTGACAACCTTCTTTGAATCAATCTCTGATGTGGCCCTATCAACAATGTCAAATGCAGTGACGGTATGTGTCAAATTATCCAATAACTACTTTTTACCCTGCTATATCCATCTGTCCTTATTTAAGTATCATATTGTTTATCATGATATATTTACTCTTTCTGCAGGTCTATGAAAAGGTTTGACATCTACCACCAAAATTTTCAAATCCATTCACGTCCATGTGGCTTTTGGGCAGTTTGTTCTTACAATCTTATGTACAGGGGGCTGAAGTTGTCAGAATGTACAAAACATTACTTGGAAGTCAAGGGTTCCGGAAGGTAACAATGCTTGCTTATCCGGTTATCCCATGCTTCTTGCAATCTTGTTATAGGCAACACAAAGTAGctaattttgatattatatttcAGGGCATGGATCTTTACTTTAAGAGACACGATGGACAAGCTGTTACATGCGAAGATTTTTTTGCGGCCATGAGAGATGCAAATGATGCAGATTTTGCAAATTTCTTACTATGGTTTGTATTTCTTATTTTGACTTGTTTTCTGCATTTTCATGTTAATTTCATATTAACTTACCAACAAACATGCAGGTACTCTCAAGCTGGGACCCCTAGTGTCAAAGTTAATACTTCTTACAATTCTGAAGCACATACTTTCTCTTTGAAGTTTAGGTACACAAGCTTCATCTTTTCATTTATCCTTTTTGATTGGGTAGTTTATAGGTacttagtttttttgtttttattttgggtAACTTATCCCTGATATTATGTTTGATGTGGCAGCCAAGAGATACCACCAACCCCAGGGCAACCAGTTAAGGAACCAATGTTCATTCCCATTGCACTAGGCTTGCTTGATTCAACTGGCAAGGACATTCCTCTTTCAACTATTTATCATGAAGGGACGCTGCAATCTGTTTCAAGCAATAATCAACCGGTCTTCAATACGGTTCTTAGAGTCACCAAGGTTGTTaagaaatttaatttcttttttgtaTTTCTTGCTAACTCATGTTTTAAGCTGAT
This genomic window contains:
- the LOC112790878 gene encoding puromycin-sensitive aminopeptidase, which encodes MARFVLPSKTLAFSKRSLLGLISPVPLQLNCSVNCFQNTAKSTIRLRHFLAPEVNLRRKCYPFFPSESKIKQVSKRQICSVATEDLAKEVEEPKMETPKEIFLKDYKMPDYFFDTVALKFSLGEERTIVTSKITVFPRVEGSSAPLVLDGQDLSLVSIQVNGKALKKEEDYRLDARHLTILSPPSGRYDLEIVTEIYPQNNTSLEGLYKSSGNFCTQCEAEGFRKITFYQDRPDIMAKYTVRIEADKSLYPVLLSNGNLLEEGDLENGKHYAVWEDPFKKPCYLFALVAGQLQSRDDTFITHSGRKVSLRIWTPAGDLPKTAHAMYSLKAAMKWDEDVFGLEYDLDLFNVVAVPDFNMGAMENKSLNIFNSKLVLASPETASDADYAAILGVIGHEYFHNWTGNRVTCRDWFQLSLKEGLTVFRDQEFSSDMGSRTVKRVADVSKLRNYQFPQDAGPMAHPVRPHSYIKMDNFYTVTVYEKGAEVVRMYKTLLGSQGFRKGMDLYFKRHDGQAVTCEDFFAAMRDANDADFANFLLWYSQAGTPSVKVNTSYNSEAHTFSLKFSQEIPPTPGQPVKEPMFIPIALGLLDSTGKDIPLSTIYHEGTLQSVSSNNQPVFNTVLRVTKKEEEFVFTDIFERPVPSLLRGYSAPVRLESDLIDDDLFFLLANDSDEFNRWEAGQILARKLMLNLVNDLQHNKALVLNPKFVEGFKRILCDSSLDKEFVAKAITLPGEGEIMDLMEVADPDAVHAVRTFIRKQLASELRAEFLSTVENNRSSGEYVFDHPNMARRALKNVALAYLACLEDQEYTDLALHEYKNATNMTEQFAALAAIAQNPGKTRDDILHDFYGKWQHDFLVVNKWFALQAMSDVPGNVANVRKLINHPAFDLRNPNKVYSLIGGFCGSPVNFHAKDGSGYEFLGEIVVQLDKINPQVASRMVSAFSRWRRYDENRQKLAKAQLEKIMSVNGLSENVFEIASKSLAA